TGGTGTGGTAGACGAACAGCCGCGGCAGATAGAACAGACCGGCGAACCACGTCACCATGAAGATCAGGTGAAAAGCTTTCAGCCACATGCGCTCATCCCTCCCGGAGCAGCTTGTCTATCACTTCCCGCAATTCGCGGAAATCGGGTTTGCCGAGGCGCGTTGCGACGACCGCTCCGTCGCCGTCCAACAGATAGCAATTCGGCACCAGTTCGACCCTGAGCGCACCGGCCAGTTCGCCCAACGGATCGAGCGCAACGGGAAACGGCCAGCCTTCCTTCCCGGCGAGGGACAATACGCGGCTCGGCAGATCGTAAGGCATCGCCACCGCTGCCATCCGCAGGCCGCGCTCCTCGTAATCCCGGAACAGCGCGGCGAATTCCGGCATTTCTTCCAGGCAACTGCGACAATTGCTGGCCCAGAACGCCAGCAGGACGGGACGGCCACGCCAGTCCCCCAGTTTCACCCTCTGTCCCTTGACAGTGGTGAAGCCCAGGGCCGGAGACAGACCTCCGCCCTCGAGATGTCCGTAGCCAAGCCAGATTACAGGCGCGAGCAAGCCTGCGGCGGCAAGGAGCCGGGCGAACCACCCCCACGCGCTCCTACCGCGGCGGACTGGGGCGGCTTTCAGGCCTCGACCTGCTGAATGCCGTCCAGGAACCAGGTCGGCTGGCGGCTCGAACGCGACCTTACGAAATGCCATACCTCGTGAACCACTGCCGCTTCTTCGGCCGGCGATTCGCGCAGTGTGACGTCGAACAGCACGGCGACTTCACGCTCGTCGCCGCGGTCGCTGACCTCCAGGATCTCCGCATCGACCCGCAGCAGTTCTGTGCGGTGAGGCTCGGCAGATGCCCGCAACTGGTCCTGCAACTCGGCAAACACCTTGTCGGTCGCGAGGGCCCGCAGGGTCCCCAGGTCGCGCTCGTCCCAAGCCGCCTGAAGCTGGCGGTAAGCGGCTTTGGCGCCATTCAGAAAACCGGCTGCGTCGAAATCGGCCGGCTGGGTCCGCTCCGGCTGTGCTCCTCCGCGACGAGACAACAGATCGGTATCGAATGCAGGACGTCCCGAAGCAGGCTTCACGCCCGCGGCAGGTTCCGAATGCGGGTAATAGCCGGCTCCTGCCGCGGGCTGGGGCTGGCTCCTGCGCGCGGCCAGCAGCCGGTAGAGGAAATAGCCGACACCGGCAAATAGCAGGATGTCCAGAAAATTCAGATGCTCGAAAGCGCCGCCGAACAGCATGGCACCCAGCAGTCCGCCCAGCGCCAGACCGCCGAGCATGCCCATCAGGCCGCCGCGGCGGGAATAGGCCTCGCGCGCCGCCTGGTTGCGCTGGCTCGCGGCACTGGCCGGCTGGCTGGGCTGGTAACCCGGCCGCTGCGTTTGCGAGAAGGAATTTCCGTCGGTCGAGCGCCGATAGGGTTCGCTGTATGACGGCCTGCTCCCGAAAGAACTTCCCCCGCCCAGGCGTTTGGCGAACGCATCGCTCATGCTGGAAAACAGCAGCGCCGTGACGAGCGCGGTACTCAGTGCGAATCCAAAAATCTTTTTCATATGGCCCTCAAGCCTCAACGTCATCGCCGGTGTTATAGGGGAAGCACCGGCCAATTACAACTCCCCCTGTCACAGCTCCGCACTGTCCCGAGCGCGTAATGTGCAGCGATTAGCCTGTCCGTTGCCGTGTCGAAAGCGACCGGCAAGCCGCCGCTCGCGGCTGAAACCGCCATAAAACCCGCACAGGAGCCGATGTTCATGCGAGTCGCACAAAAGGTGT
This portion of the Methylococcus mesophilus genome encodes:
- a CDS encoding TlpA disulfide reductase family protein, whose amino-acid sequence is MLAPVIWLGYGHLEGGGLSPALGFTTVKGQRVKLGDWRGRPVLLAFWASNCRSCLEEMPEFAALFRDYEERGLRMAAVAMPYDLPSRVLSLAGKEGWPFPVALDPLGELAGALRVELVPNCYLLDGDGAVVATRLGKPDFRELREVIDKLLREG
- a CDS encoding Tim44 domain-containing protein codes for the protein MKKIFGFALSTALVTALLFSSMSDAFAKRLGGGSSFGSRPSYSEPYRRSTDGNSFSQTQRPGYQPSQPASAASQRNQAAREAYSRRGGLMGMLGGLALGGLLGAMLFGGAFEHLNFLDILLFAGVGYFLYRLLAARRSQPQPAAGAGYYPHSEPAAGVKPASGRPAFDTDLLSRRGGAQPERTQPADFDAAGFLNGAKAAYRQLQAAWDERDLGTLRALATDKVFAELQDQLRASAEPHRTELLRVDAEILEVSDRGDEREVAVLFDVTLRESPAEEAAVVHEVWHFVRSRSSRQPTWFLDGIQQVEA